From one Gracilibacillus salinarum genomic stretch:
- a CDS encoding ABC transporter ATP-binding protein, with translation MDPILDVRNLHVTFDTYGGSVQAVRGVNFQLNKGETLAIVGESGSGKSVTTKALMGLVAKPAGRIPEGEILFEGKDLAKLSNKEMQKIRGKDISMIFQDPMTSLNPTMKIGKQIMEGLILHQKMSKAAAKNRAIELLELVGIPQPDTRINQFPHQFSGGMRQRVVIAIALACNPKMLICDEPTTALDVTIQAQILELMKDIQKKMDTSIIFITHDLGVVANVADRVAVMYAGKIVETGTVDDVFYNPQHPYTWGLLGSMPTVDSTEEKLTAIPGTPPDLMHPPKGDAFAARNDYALQIDLEEEPPMFQVSDTHYAATWLLHEDAPKVEPPAAVKLRMKGMARRDSSAGEENPS, from the coding sequence ATGGATCCAATTTTAGATGTTCGTAATTTACATGTAACGTTTGATACGTATGGTGGTAGTGTTCAGGCTGTACGAGGCGTAAATTTTCAATTAAATAAAGGGGAAACCTTGGCTATTGTAGGGGAGTCCGGTTCAGGTAAGTCGGTAACTACGAAAGCTTTGATGGGACTTGTAGCAAAACCAGCAGGACGTATACCAGAAGGTGAGATCCTGTTTGAAGGAAAAGACTTAGCGAAACTATCCAATAAAGAAATGCAAAAAATCCGTGGGAAAGATATTTCAATGATTTTCCAGGATCCGATGACTTCATTGAACCCAACCATGAAAATCGGTAAACAGATTATGGAAGGTTTAATTTTGCATCAAAAAATGTCAAAAGCAGCAGCAAAAAATCGTGCAATTGAATTATTAGAACTAGTAGGTATTCCGCAGCCGGATACTAGAATTAATCAGTTTCCGCATCAGTTCTCAGGTGGTATGAGACAACGGGTCGTTATTGCCATTGCACTGGCATGTAACCCAAAAATGTTAATTTGTGATGAACCAACTACTGCATTGGATGTTACGATTCAGGCACAGATTCTTGAATTAATGAAAGATATCCAGAAAAAAATGGATACGTCGATCATTTTCATCACACACGACTTAGGCGTAGTAGCCAACGTTGCTGATCGTGTAGCTGTTATGTATGCAGGAAAAATTGTCGAGACAGGAACCGTTGATGACGTCTTTTATAACCCGCAGCACCCTTATACATGGGGCTTATTAGGCTCGATGCCAACAGTAGATAGTACTGAGGAGAAATTAACGGCGATTCCAGGTACACCACCAGATCTTATGCATCCTCCTAAAGGGGACGCGTTTGCTGCACGTAATGATTATGCGTTACAAATTGACTTAGAGGAAGAACCTCCGATGTTCCAGGTTTCGGATACTCATTATGCCGCAACATGGTTATTGCATGAGGATGCGCCGAAAGTGGAACCGCCTGCGGCGGTAAAACTGCGCATGAAAGGTATGGCAAGACGAGATAGCTCAGCAGGGGAGGAAAACCCATCATGA
- a CDS encoding MDR family MFS transporter, with product MTPNESINRVPLMIVLISGAFVAILNQTLLGTALPHIMKDLEIDAATAQWLQSIFMLVNGIMIPVTAFLIERFTTRALFLTAMGSFALGTLVAAIAPDFTVLMAGRVLQAAGAGIMMPLMQTVMFLIFPIEKRGSAMGMFGLVIAFAPAIGPTLSGWLVENFPWRSLFYVVLPIAIIDIIVAYKILVNVTKQTYPKVDVPSIILSTLGFGGLLYGFSMAGDANYGWGSPMVYIPLIVGAITLFIYIQRQLKLPKPILEFRIFKYSMFSLTTAIGMISFLAMIGGAIVLPIMMQDYLGFTAFESGLALLPGALLMGIMNPITGRLFDKFGAKWLAITGLALVTVTTLMFSNLSPETTFTYITVVNAFRMFGIAMVMMPVTTAGLNQLPGKFIPHGTAMNNTMRQMSGAIGTALLISIMLNQAVPSEGLTGMIKGVNDSFLVAGIISGVGFVLAFFIKHSRPEVENTAS from the coding sequence ATGACACCAAACGAATCAATTAATCGTGTTCCGTTGATGATTGTGTTAATCTCCGGGGCATTTGTCGCGATATTAAATCAGACACTATTAGGTACAGCGTTACCGCATATTATGAAAGATTTAGAAATCGATGCAGCTACAGCACAGTGGTTACAATCGATTTTTATGCTTGTAAACGGGATTATGATTCCTGTTACGGCATTCCTTATTGAAAGATTTACGACAAGAGCGTTATTCTTAACAGCAATGGGAAGCTTTGCACTAGGTACATTAGTAGCTGCGATTGCACCGGACTTTACGGTATTGATGGCGGGACGAGTATTACAGGCTGCAGGGGCAGGTATTATGATGCCGTTGATGCAAACGGTCATGTTTTTAATTTTCCCAATTGAGAAACGTGGTTCTGCGATGGGAATGTTCGGACTGGTTATAGCCTTTGCACCAGCAATCGGACCAACTTTATCTGGTTGGCTAGTAGAGAATTTCCCTTGGAGAAGTTTATTTTATGTCGTATTGCCTATAGCAATCATTGATATTATTGTAGCTTACAAAATTTTAGTCAATGTCACCAAACAAACGTATCCGAAAGTAGATGTTCCGTCTATTATCCTTTCTACATTAGGTTTTGGAGGATTGCTTTACGGATTTAGTATGGCAGGGGATGCAAACTATGGATGGGGCAGCCCGATGGTTTATATCCCATTAATTGTAGGTGCAATCACCTTATTTATTTACATTCAGCGTCAATTAAAGTTACCAAAACCAATTTTGGAGTTCCGTATCTTCAAATATAGTATGTTTAGCTTAACTACAGCTATTGGGATGATTTCCTTTCTAGCGATGATTGGCGGGGCGATCGTCTTACCAATTATGATGCAGGATTATTTAGGATTCACTGCTTTTGAGTCAGGTTTAGCCTTATTGCCAGGCGCGTTGTTAATGGGGATTATGAACCCGATCACCGGACGTTTATTTGATAAGTTTGGAGCGAAATGGCTTGCAATCACAGGTCTCGCACTTGTAACGGTTACAACCTTAATGTTCTCCAACTTATCTCCGGAAACAACGTTCACCTATATCACAGTGGTGAATGCGTTCCGTATGTTTGGTATCGCAATGGTAATGATGCCAGTTACAACTGCAGGATTGAATCAGTTGCCAGGTAAATTTATTCCACACGGTACAGCAATGAACAACACGATGCGCCAAATGTCAGGTGCGATTGGTACGGCATTGTTAATTTCCATCATGTTGAATCAAGCAGTACCATCAGAAGGACTCACAGGTATGATAAAAGGTGTGAATGATTCCTTCCTCGTAGCTGGTATTATATCAGGTGTTGGATTTGTTTTAGCATTCTTCATTAAACATTCCCGCCCCGAAGTGGAAAATACCGCTTCTTAA
- the opp3C gene encoding oligopeptide ABC transporter permease, giving the protein MDNHSNKKISPDKFKRVHLAEERGEELTRPQLSYWKDAWIRLTKNKGAIFGLIVLVFIIFMALVGPFFNDYDIEEANYDAAYLPPKIQGLGWLGFDGYQTYEVQGATEEEAIQRGMEGYELEEQYVRSKEVVLTPEESDDGYYTVAIDANAYAAQGFEDEYFWFGTDKMGRDLWTRIWKGTQISLYIGFLAAMIDMVIGVLYGGVSGYYGGRTDNIMQRIIEVLSGIPNLVIVILMIILLNPGLLAITIALTITGWIGMARIVRGQVLKLKNQEFILAARTLGANDSRILMKHLIPNVISVIIINTMFTIPSAIFFESFLSFIGLGLQPPIASLGTLIDSAFDSYRVYPYMLLFPAVIISLLMIGFNILADGLRDALDPKMRK; this is encoded by the coding sequence ATGGACAACCATTCAAACAAGAAAATTAGCCCGGATAAGTTTAAACGAGTCCATTTAGCGGAGGAACGTGGTGAAGAACTGACGCGTCCTCAGCTCTCCTACTGGAAGGATGCCTGGATCAGGTTAACCAAAAATAAAGGGGCAATTTTTGGATTAATCGTATTAGTATTTATCATATTTATGGCATTAGTAGGACCGTTCTTTAATGACTATGACATAGAAGAGGCGAATTACGATGCAGCATATCTGCCACCGAAGATTCAAGGCTTGGGGTGGTTAGGCTTTGATGGTTATCAAACCTATGAAGTACAAGGTGCTACAGAAGAAGAGGCCATCCAACGTGGAATGGAAGGCTATGAGCTAGAAGAGCAGTATGTTCGTAGTAAAGAAGTAGTTTTAACGCCAGAAGAAAGTGACGATGGCTATTATACCGTTGCGATTGATGCAAATGCCTATGCTGCTCAAGGCTTTGAAGATGAATACTTCTGGTTCGGTACCGACAAAATGGGCCGAGATTTATGGACAAGGATTTGGAAAGGTACTCAAATCTCCTTGTATATCGGTTTCTTAGCAGCGATGATTGATATGGTCATAGGGGTTCTTTATGGCGGAGTTTCCGGTTACTATGGCGGACGTACAGATAATATTATGCAACGAATTATTGAGGTATTATCTGGTATTCCGAACTTGGTAATTGTTATCCTGATGATTATCTTGCTGAATCCAGGCTTACTGGCGATTACGATTGCCTTAACTATTACCGGCTGGATCGGTATGGCGAGGATTGTTCGTGGTCAAGTATTGAAATTGAAAAATCAGGAGTTTATTTTGGCAGCTCGTACGTTAGGTGCGAATGACAGCAGAATTCTTATGAAACATTTAATACCGAACGTCATCAGTGTTATTATCATTAACACGATGTTTACGATCCCGAGTGCGATTTTCTTTGAATCGTTCTTAAGCTTTATCGGTTTAGGACTTCAGCCACCAATCGCATCACTCGGTACCTTAATTGACTCAGCATTTGACAGCTATCGAGTATATCCATATATGTTATTATTCCCAGCTGTTATTATTTCGTTACTAATGATTGGCTTCAATATTTTAGCAGACGGTCTGCGGGATGCGTTAGATCCTAAGATGAGAAAGTGA
- the mecA gene encoding adaptor protein MecA, producing the protein MEIERINENTIKFYISYLDIEDRGFDREEIWYNREKSEQLFWQVMDEVNYNEEDFQIDGPLWIQVQAMEKGLEIVVTKAQISKDGQNLQLPTESGKTIDMPVDDKIESLLEEKFGPADKDEPEIEQYGQDFVVVVSFKELEDIIQLSHVFDTTIGMRDELYYYDKQYMLVARFDEDYLTDDEQEDLISQILEYGQESTVTVFIVEEYGKAIFDENALYQVKEHFNR; encoded by the coding sequence ATGGAAATAGAAAGAATTAACGAAAATACAATTAAATTCTACATCTCTTACTTGGATATTGAAGATCGTGGCTTTGACAGAGAAGAGATCTGGTACAATCGCGAGAAGAGTGAACAGCTATTTTGGCAAGTAATGGATGAAGTCAATTACAATGAAGAAGACTTTCAGATCGATGGTCCATTATGGATTCAAGTTCAGGCTATGGAAAAAGGCTTGGAAATTGTTGTGACAAAAGCACAAATCTCGAAAGATGGTCAAAATCTTCAGTTGCCAACAGAATCTGGTAAAACGATTGACATGCCAGTCGATGATAAGATTGAATCTCTTCTTGAGGAAAAATTCGGACCAGCTGATAAAGACGAACCTGAGATCGAGCAATATGGGCAGGACTTCGTAGTGGTTGTCAGCTTTAAGGAATTAGAAGATATCATTCAATTAAGTCATGTTTTTGATACAACCATTGGTATGAGAGATGAGTTATATTATTACGATAAACAATACATGCTGGTTGCCCGCTTTGATGAGGATTATTTGACGGATGACGAACAAGAAGATTTAATTAGTCAGATTCTCGAATATGGGCAGGAATCAACAGTTACCGTATTTATCGTCGAAGAGTACGGTAAAGCAATCTTTGACGAAAATGCACTTTATCAAGTGAAAGAACATTTTAATCGTTAA
- a CDS encoding GNAT family N-acetyltransferase, giving the protein MNWYEKLNQYFPVEEMKSKEHMELLLQEKGDVYHKDEGIHHVLMYAEFPTFLFIDYVYVSNESRGRGIGHQLMERLKQKEKPIILEVEPYDYSDSDSTKRLRFYQREGFKHAVKIGYTRKSLATDEHNTLEILFWSPHGENEEEIYQQMKKMYEDIHTYKDEEIYGRSYQHVDEVLTYNNEREADDIFEALDRQKNNQKK; this is encoded by the coding sequence ATGAATTGGTATGAGAAACTGAATCAATATTTCCCTGTGGAGGAAATGAAATCAAAAGAACATATGGAGCTTTTACTTCAGGAGAAAGGCGATGTCTATCATAAGGACGAAGGAATACATCACGTATTAATGTACGCGGAGTTTCCAACATTCTTATTTATAGACTATGTTTATGTGTCTAATGAGTCCCGTGGTCGGGGTATTGGTCATCAGCTGATGGAAAGGTTAAAGCAAAAGGAAAAGCCGATTATATTAGAAGTAGAGCCGTATGATTATTCGGATAGTGATTCTACGAAGCGTTTGCGATTTTACCAGCGAGAGGGTTTTAAACATGCTGTAAAAATAGGGTACACACGTAAATCGCTTGCAACAGATGAGCATAATACACTGGAGATTTTATTCTGGTCGCCACATGGAGAGAACGAGGAAGAAATATATCAACAAATGAAAAAGATGTATGAAGACATCCACACGTACAAAGATGAAGAAATCTATGGCAGATCCTATCAGCATGTGGATGAAGTGCTAACTTATAATAACGAGCGAGAAGCAGATGATATATTTGAGGCACTTGACAGACAAAAAAATAATCAAAAAAAATAG
- a CDS encoding competence protein CoiA encodes MLQAVDDTGHSVTIWNMPRSEIPIIRQRALYCPVCKESVIVKAGLRNIPHFAHYRSSECVHSGEGSYHEHGKLDLYLWLKHQGYQVKLEYYFSELNQRADMLLLIKDKRIAIEYQCATIPIDQIVSRTKGYLEAGILPVWILGATKMKRTGSNSLHISTTDQSFLYQPHPSLPIRIFYYCSETKRMIIYQDLLFLTNTKTAGTLQSFALERLSWKDLFRPRPLPRKWFTTYWQHYRKKWPHRPVSPYQKKETEWRQWLYLRNLTVHSLPDYVYLPTRFQYLLTTPPWVWQSLLYVDLFQKKERFTLPQATSLLKHHIHPPAYFPLVSNRNDPVFEYLQLLVRIGILKDNDQNHYAVNRTTV; translated from the coding sequence ATGTTGCAAGCAGTTGATGACACAGGTCATTCTGTTACGATCTGGAATATGCCTCGAAGTGAAATACCGATCATCAGACAAAGAGCATTGTATTGTCCGGTTTGTAAAGAGTCTGTAATCGTCAAAGCAGGGTTACGAAATATTCCCCATTTTGCTCATTACCGTTCCAGCGAATGTGTCCACTCAGGAGAAGGGAGTTACCACGAACACGGTAAACTCGATCTATATCTTTGGTTAAAGCATCAAGGTTATCAGGTAAAACTGGAATATTATTTTTCAGAGCTTAACCAGCGAGCGGATATGTTGCTGCTTATTAAAGACAAAAGGATAGCAATTGAATATCAATGCGCAACGATTCCGATTGATCAAATTGTAAGCAGAACAAAAGGATATCTAGAAGCAGGTATTCTTCCCGTCTGGATCCTCGGTGCAACTAAAATGAAAAGAACAGGAAGCAATTCGCTTCACATCTCGACAACGGACCAATCCTTTCTGTATCAACCACATCCATCCCTTCCCATTCGTATTTTCTATTATTGTTCAGAAACGAAAAGAATGATTATTTACCAGGATCTGTTATTTCTAACGAATACGAAAACGGCCGGAACATTGCAAAGCTTCGCGCTCGAGCGACTGTCATGGAAAGACCTGTTCCGACCAAGGCCACTTCCTCGTAAGTGGTTTACAACATATTGGCAACACTACCGTAAAAAATGGCCACACCGTCCTGTGTCACCCTATCAGAAAAAAGAAACAGAATGGCGACAATGGTTATATCTCCGCAACCTGACCGTTCACTCCCTGCCTGATTACGTATACCTTCCCACACGGTTTCAATATTTATTGACGACTCCTCCATGGGTTTGGCAATCACTTTTATATGTTGATTTGTTTCAAAAAAAAGAGCGATTTACTCTGCCGCAAGCAACCTCGCTTCTCAAGCATCACATCCATCCACCTGCGTATTTTCCTTTAGTTTCGAACAGGAATGATCCGGTTTTTGAATATTTACAGTTGCTGGTGCGTATAGGTATTTTAAAGGATAACGACCAAAATCATTATGCTGTAAATCGTACTACTGTATGA
- a CDS encoding ABC transporter ATP-binding protein — protein MSQEKILEVKDLKQHFHTGRKGIVKAVDGISFDIYRGETFGLVGESGCGKSTTGRTIIRLYDATSGEVKFNGIDVHGKKSKKDLKQFNRSMQMIFQDPYASLNPRMTVKEIILEGIEIHGLIKNEKEKTKRVEELLDTVGLNKEHATRYPHEFSGGQRQRIGIARALAVDPEFIIADEPISALDVSIQAQVVNLMKELQKEHGLTYLFIAHDLSMVKYISDRIAVMYFGRIVELADADELYNNPLHPYTKSLLSAIPLPDPDFERTRERTLYDPAKHDTDGSEFREVKPGHWVLCTDAEFKKMKE, from the coding sequence ATGAGTCAGGAAAAAATTTTAGAAGTAAAAGATTTGAAACAGCATTTCCATACTGGCAGAAAAGGAATCGTGAAAGCAGTAGATGGTATCAGCTTTGATATCTATCGTGGCGAAACCTTTGGACTTGTTGGTGAGTCAGGCTGTGGTAAATCTACGACAGGAAGAACGATTATCCGTTTATACGATGCAACAAGCGGAGAGGTTAAATTTAATGGCATTGATGTCCATGGCAAGAAATCAAAGAAAGATTTAAAACAATTTAACCGTTCGATGCAAATGATTTTCCAGGATCCTTATGCTTCGCTTAATCCGCGAATGACGGTAAAGGAAATTATCTTAGAAGGTATAGAAATACATGGTTTGATAAAGAATGAAAAAGAGAAAACAAAGCGTGTAGAAGAGTTGCTGGATACTGTCGGTTTAAATAAAGAACATGCTACCCGTTATCCACACGAATTCAGTGGCGGTCAGCGTCAACGTATCGGTATTGCGAGAGCACTCGCAGTAGATCCGGAATTTATCATTGCAGATGAGCCTATTTCTGCACTGGATGTGTCGATTCAGGCGCAAGTCGTTAACCTGATGAAAGAGCTGCAAAAAGAACATGGCTTAACATATCTGTTTATTGCCCATGACCTTTCCATGGTGAAATATATCAGTGACCGGATAGCGGTTATGTATTTTGGCAGAATTGTTGAATTAGCAGATGCTGATGAATTATACAATAATCCACTGCATCCTTATACAAAGTCACTTTTATCTGCTATACCTCTGCCAGATCCTGACTTTGAACGGACGCGTGAGCGAACCTTATATGATCCTGCTAAGCACGATACAGATGGTTCTGAATTCCGTGAAGTCAAACCAGGTCACTGGGTATTATGCACAGACGCAGAATTTAAGAAAATGAAGGAATAG
- the opp3b gene encoding oligopeptide ABC transporter permease has product MAKYILQRLIYMIITLFIIATATFFLMKMLPGSPFDANAQKMSEEQYQSMLEHYGLDEPVPVQYVKYITGMVQGDLGVSFQYDNRAVTDVILDRLGPSAQLGAQALIIGAILGIILGMIAAIRHNTWVDYTSNVIAVIGISIPSFVFAGILQYYLAVQWRLFPPSFWETPIHTVLPTIALMIFPLAICARFMRTEMLEVLGSDYIELARAKGVSSNSIMFKHAMRNALIPVITVLGPMTVSLMTGTLVIEQIFAVPGIGEQFVSSINTKDYPVIMGTTMLFSILFIVVILIVDLLYGLIDPRIRISGGKK; this is encoded by the coding sequence ATGGCCAAATATATACTGCAACGACTTATATACATGATCATCACGTTATTCATCATAGCAACAGCAACATTTTTTCTAATGAAGATGCTTCCGGGCTCTCCTTTTGACGCAAATGCGCAAAAAATGTCGGAAGAACAGTATCAGTCAATGCTGGAACACTATGGTTTGGATGAGCCGGTGCCGGTACAGTATGTCAAATATATTACTGGTATGGTGCAAGGTGATTTAGGCGTGTCGTTTCAATATGATAATCGAGCGGTTACAGACGTAATACTAGATCGACTTGGTCCATCTGCACAATTAGGAGCACAAGCATTAATTATTGGGGCAATATTGGGGATTATTTTAGGTATGATCGCTGCGATCCGACATAATACATGGGTCGATTATACGTCAAATGTTATTGCGGTAATAGGGATTTCGATTCCGTCCTTTGTATTTGCAGGCATTTTGCAGTATTATTTAGCGGTTCAGTGGAGATTATTCCCGCCATCTTTCTGGGAAACACCGATCCACACGGTCTTACCGACGATTGCATTAATGATATTCCCATTGGCCATCTGTGCACGATTCATGCGTACAGAAATGCTTGAGGTATTAGGGTCTGATTATATTGAATTGGCGCGCGCCAAAGGGGTATCCAGTAACAGTATAATGTTTAAACATGCAATGCGAAACGCATTAATTCCGGTTATCACCGTATTAGGACCGATGACGGTTAGTTTGATGACCGGTACATTAGTAATTGAACAAATCTTTGCGGTACCGGGTATTGGGGAACAATTCGTAAGCTCAATCAACACGAAAGATTATCCAGTTATTATGGGTACTACGATGTTATTCTCTATTTTATTCATTGTGGTTATTCTAATTGTTGATTTATTGTACGGATTAATTGATCCACGTATCCGTATTTCGGGAGGGAAGAAATAA
- the spxA gene encoding transcriptional regulator SpxA gives MVTLYTSPSCTSCRKAKAWLEEHEIPFTERNIFSEPLTLDEIKEILRMTEDGTDEIISTRSKVFQKLNVNLDQLPLKDLFQLIQDNPGLLRRPIILDEKRLQVGYNEDEIRRFLPRTVRTFQLREAQRMVN, from the coding sequence ATGGTAACACTTTATACCTCGCCAAGTTGTACATCATGTCGTAAAGCGAAAGCATGGTTAGAGGAGCATGAAATCCCATTCACGGAGCGTAATATTTTCTCAGAGCCGCTAACGCTTGATGAAATTAAAGAAATTTTGAGAATGACAGAAGACGGGACAGATGAGATCATTTCAACTCGATCTAAAGTATTCCAAAAACTGAATGTGAATTTGGATCAACTTCCATTAAAGGATTTGTTCCAGCTTATTCAAGATAATCCGGGGCTGTTAAGAAGACCGATCATTTTAGATGAGAAAAGACTACAAGTTGGCTATAACGAAGATGAGATTCGTCGCTTCTTACCTAGAACTGTACGTACGTTCCAACTTAGAGAAGCACAGCGAATGGTCAATTAA
- a CDS encoding putative glycoside hydrolase: MQKYIRWPVTMILMLVVFASITPAVSAADEEEEPTLKATSHQKHQSKLAKHEVPEALARFSFVSDLNFEYPDAVRGIYVTGNSAGGSRFETLTKLIDNTELNSMVIDIKEDNGYVTYKPEEELPYEGVAKNYMKDPKEVLKALEDKGIYPVARIVVFKDTMLAEARPDLSFTESDGEVWSNGKGESFVSPFKKEVWEYNVEIAKRAAELGFKEIQFDYVRFPEGFEKRDDELQYDLGEYADVDLDNVKKRVKAVTDFVSYAKKELEYYNVDVSVDIFGYAATIEETPGIGQNFSKISDNVDVISSMIYPSHWTPYFGIDKPDTEPYKLVNEYAKVENKVLEALDNPPTSRPWIQDFEAPWLYSGSTFQYGVDEVEAQIKALNENGIDEFLLWNAVNSYTEGVDYTPLD, encoded by the coding sequence ATGCAGAAGTACATAAGATGGCCAGTCACCATGATATTGATGCTGGTAGTATTCGCAAGTATCACGCCTGCAGTAAGTGCAGCAGATGAAGAAGAAGAGCCGACGCTTAAGGCGACATCACACCAGAAGCATCAGTCAAAGTTAGCTAAACATGAAGTGCCTGAAGCTTTAGCTCGATTTTCATTTGTCTCGGACTTGAATTTTGAGTACCCTGATGCGGTCCGTGGAATTTATGTAACTGGAAATTCTGCAGGAGGCAGCCGGTTTGAGACATTAACCAAACTGATCGATAATACGGAGTTAAACAGTATGGTAATTGATATTAAAGAGGACAATGGTTATGTTACATACAAACCAGAAGAGGAATTACCATATGAAGGTGTAGCGAAGAACTACATGAAAGACCCGAAAGAAGTGTTAAAGGCCTTAGAAGATAAGGGTATATATCCGGTTGCGCGTATTGTTGTATTTAAGGATACCATGCTTGCAGAGGCACGACCTGACTTATCATTTACCGAAAGCGATGGGGAAGTATGGTCGAATGGTAAAGGGGAATCTTTCGTCAGTCCATTTAAAAAAGAAGTATGGGAGTACAATGTTGAAATCGCTAAACGAGCTGCTGAACTAGGCTTTAAGGAAATTCAGTTTGATTATGTCCGTTTTCCGGAAGGTTTCGAAAAACGTGATGATGAGTTACAATATGATTTAGGTGAGTATGCCGATGTTGACCTTGATAATGTCAAGAAACGTGTAAAAGCTGTAACAGACTTTGTGTCCTATGCAAAGAAAGAATTAGAATATTATAATGTCGATGTTTCTGTTGATATTTTCGGCTATGCGGCAACGATTGAAGAAACACCGGGAATCGGTCAGAATTTCTCGAAGATTTCTGATAATGTTGATGTGATATCTTCTATGATTTATCCAAGTCACTGGACGCCGTATTTTGGAATAGATAAGCCGGATACAGAGCCATATAAGCTTGTTAACGAATATGCGAAAGTAGAGAATAAAGTGTTAGAAGCTTTAGATAATCCACCAACATCCAGACCATGGATTCAGGATTTTGAAGCGCCATGGCTATATAGTGGTTCCACATTTCAGTATGGTGTAGATGAGGTAGAAGCACAAATTAAAGCATTAAATGAAAATGGCATTGATGAATTTCTGCTTTGGAATGCTGTAAACAGCTATACAGAAGGGGTGGACTACACACCACTGGATTAG